The Numida meleagris isolate 19003 breed g44 Domestic line chromosome 10, NumMel1.0, whole genome shotgun sequence genome includes a window with the following:
- the SLC9A5 gene encoding sodium/hydrogen exchanger 5 isoform X1: MHPPDSGPSASPGPAAVPPAGAELLRWQWQEVQVPCLVAAWILVASLAKIVFHLSRKVTSVVPESCLLILLGLGLGGIVLAVAKKPKYQLEPNMFFLFLLPPIVLDSGYFMPSRLFFDNIGAILTYAVVGTLWNSFTTGTALWGLHQAGLMDPGVEAGLMDFLLFGSLISAVDPVAVLAVFEEVHVNETLFIIVFGESLLNDAVTVVLYKVFNSFVELGPAHIHATDYMKGVASFFLVSLGGTAVGLLFAFLLALITRFTKRVRIIEPLFVFLLAYVAYLAAEMVSLSAILAVTFCGICCKKYVEANISQKSRTTVKYTMKTLASSSETIIFMFLGMSAVDTSKWTWDTALVLGTLIFILLFRAVGVVLQTYVLNRFRLIPLDRIDQVVMSYGGLRGAVAFALVILLDEAKVKAKDYFVATTIVVVFFTVIVQGLTIKPLVTWLKVKRSDHHKPTLNEELHEHAFDHILAAVEDIVGHHGYHYWRDKITTGKACREPVSWREAPSGQLHQLQPCAHHWWEQFDKKYLSQLLMRKSAYKIRDEIWDVYYKLNIRDAISFVDQGGHVLSAAKLALPSMPSRTSMSESSVTNLLRESGSGACLDLQVIDTVRSRRDKEDAAMHHVLRGSLYKPRRRYKASYSRHFISPDKQERQDKEIFRQNMKRRLETFKSTKHNVCSSKSKARLKEKGRKKKNISLPSDAPNGRTHRNVPWQEAAPVLVMVSSGEEESDSSETEREDDEGIVFIARATDEVLQGKATQGSLDVCPSPCIIPPSPTLAEKELPWKGDQADLAVYVSSETTKIVPVDMQKAWNQSISSLESIASPPGIETGAQHRRFAHPMLEKQPQSASQATPEQVSRFQFPSHVSKSSRSKSDSSPEGAEQQELQPLMGTEEQGRGLPPAEHRRLAFSRASHI; the protein is encoded by the exons ATGCATCCCCCGGACAGCGGCCCCTCGGcctcccccggccccgccgccgtcCCTCCGGCGGGAGCCGAGCTGCTGCGGTGGCAGTGGCAGGAGGTGCAGGTGCCGTGCCTGGTGGCCGCCTGGATCCTGGTGGCCAGCTTGGCCAAGATCG tGTTCCACCTGTCCAGAAAGGTGACGTCCGTCGTGCCGGAGAGCTGCCTCCTcatcctgctggggctgggcctGGGCGGCATCGTGTTGGCCGTGGCCAAGAAACCCAAGTACCAGCTGGAGCCCAACatgttcttcctcttcctcctgcccccCATCGTCCTGGACTCAGGCTACTTCATGCCCAGCCGCTTGTTCTTTGACAACATTGGTGCCATCCTCACCTACGCGGTTGTGGGCACACTCTGGAACTCCTTCACCACCGGCACTGCGCTCTGGGGCCTGCACCAGGCCGGGCTGatgg ATCCGGGCGTGGAAGCCGGGCTGATGGATTTCCTGCTCTTCGGAAGCCTCATCTCAGCTGTGGACCCTGTGGCAGTGTTGGCCGTTTTTGAAGAGGTCCATGTAAACGAGACCCTCTTCATCATTGTGTTTGGCGAGTCCCTCCTGAATGATGCTGTCACTGTG GTGCTGTACAAGGTCTTCAACTCTTTTGTGGAGCTGGGCCCAGCACACATCCATGCCACGGACTACATGAAGGGGGTAG cctccttctTCCTGGTGAGTCTGGGGggcacagctgtggggctgctcttcGCCTTCCTTCTGGCCCTCATCACGCGGTTCACCAAGCGCGTGCGCATCATCGAGCCGCTCTTCGTCTTCCTCCTGGCCTATGTTGCCTACCTGGCTGCTGAGATGGTCTCGCTCTCCGCCATCCTGGC AGTCACCTTCTGCGGGATCTGCTGCAAGAAGTATGTGGAAGCCAACATCTCCCAGAAATCCCGCACCACGGTCAAGTACACCATGAAGACGCTGGCCAGCAGCTCAGAGACCATCATCTTCATGTTTCTGGGCATGTCAGCTGTGGACACTTCCAAGTGGACATGGGACACCGcgctggtgctgggcaccctgaTCTTCATCCTGCTCTTCAGAGCTGTGG GTGTTGTCCTCCAGACCTATGTCCTCAATCGCTTCCGCCTCATCCCTCTGGACAGGATTGACCAGGTGGTCATGTCGTACGGTGGCCTCCGCGGAGCCGTCGCTTTTGCCCTGGTCATCCTGCTGGATGAGGCGAAGGTGAAAGCCAAGGACTACTTTGTGGCAACGACTATTGTGGTGGTGTTCTTCACTGTCATCGTGCAG ggcctcaccatcAAACCACTGGTGACGTGGCTGAAGGTGAAGCGCAGCGACCACCACAAGCCCACGCTGAATGAGGAGCTACACGAGCAC GCCTTTGACCACATCCTGGCAGCAGTGGAGGACATCGTGGGACACCACGGCTACCACTACTGGCGGGACAA AATCACAACAGGAAAAGCGTGCAGAGAACCTGTTTCCTGGAGGGAAGCTCCGTCTGGGCAGCTgcaccagctccagccctgcgCCCATCACTG gtgggagcagTTTGACAAAAAGTACCTGAGCCAGCTCCTGATGAGGAAATCTGCCTACAAGATACGGGACGAGATCTGGGATGTCTACTACAAGCTGAACATCCGTGACGCCATCAGCTTTGTGGATCAG GGTGGCCACGTGCTGTCAGCTGCCAAGCTGGCACTGCCCTCCATGCCCAGCCGCACGTCCATGTCAGAGTCGTCAGTCACAAACCTGCT GAGGGAGAGCGGGAGCGGCGCGTGCCTGGACCTGCAGGTGATTGACACAGTGCGGAGCCGGCGGGACAAGGAGGACGCGGCCATGCACCACGTGCTGCGCGGGAGCCTCTACAAGCCCCGGCGGCGG TACAAGGCCAGCTACAGCCGTCACTTCATCTCTCCAGATAAACAAGAGCGCCAAGATAAAGAAATCTTCCGGCAGAACATGAAGAGACGCCTGGAGACCTTCAAGTCCACCAAGCACAATGTCTGCTCCTCCAAGAGCAAAGCCAGGCTGAAGGAAAAGGGCAGGAAGAAG AAGAACATCTCTCTGCCGAGCGATGCACCCAATGGGAGGACGCACAGAAACGTCCCCTGGCAGGAGGCGG ctcccGTGCTGGTGATGGTCAGCTCTGGCGAGGAGGAGAGTGATAGCTCGGAGACGGAGAGAGAGGATGATGAAGGGATCGTGTTCATCGCTCGTGCCACCGATGAGGTCCTGCAGGGAAAGGCAACCCAGG GCAGCCTAGATGTGTGCCCCAGCCCCTGCATCATCCCGCCATCACCCACCTTGGCAGAGAAGGAGCTGCCATGGAAAGGAGACCAGGCTGACCTGGCTGTTTACGTCTCCTCGGAGACCACCAAAATCGTGCCGGTGGATATGCAGAAAGCATGGAACCAAAGCATCTCCTCCCTGGAGAGCATTGCCTCGCCGCCAGGCATCGAGACgggagcacagcacaggaggTTCGCCCACCCCATGCTGGAGAAGCAGCCGCAGTCGGCGAGCCAGGCGACGCCGGAGCAGGTCTCACGTTTCCAGTTCCCCAGCCACGTGTCCAAGAGCAGCAGGTCGAAGAGTGACAGCAGCCCCgagggtgcagagcagcaggagctgcagcccctgaTGGGGAcggaggagcagggcagggggctgccCCCCGCCGAGCACCGGCGGCTCGCATTCAGCAGAGCCAGCCACATCTGA
- the SLC9A5 gene encoding sodium/hydrogen exchanger 5 isoform X2: MHPPDSGPSASPGPAAVPPAGAELLRWQWQEVQVPCLVAAWILVASLAKIVFHLSRKVTSVVPESCLLILLGLGLGGIVLAVAKKPKYQLEPNMFFLFLLPPIVLDSGYFMPSRLFFDNIGAILTYAVVGTLWNSFTTGTALWGLHQAGLMDPGVEAGLMDFLLFGSLISAVDPVAVLAVFEEVHVNETLFIIVFGESLLNDAVTVVLYKVFNSFVELGPAHIHATDYMKGVASFFLVSLGGTAVGLLFAFLLALITRFTKRVRIIEPLFVFLLAYVAYLAAEMVSLSAILAVTFCGICCKKYVEANISQKSRTTVKYTMKTLASSSETIIFMFLGMSAVDTSKWTWDTALVLGTLIFILLFRAVGVVLQTYVLNRFRLIPLDRIDQVVMSYGGLRGAVAFALVILLDEAKVKAKDYFVATTIVVVFFTVIVQGLTIKPLVTWLKVKRSDHHKPTLNEELHEHAFDHILAAVEDIVGHHGYHYWRDKWEQFDKKYLSQLLMRKSAYKIRDEIWDVYYKLNIRDAISFVDQGGHVLSAAKLALPSMPSRTSMSESSVTNLLRESGSGACLDLQVIDTVRSRRDKEDAAMHHVLRGSLYKPRRRYKASYSRHFISPDKQERQDKEIFRQNMKRRLETFKSTKHNVCSSKSKARLKEKGRKKKNISLPSDAPNGRTHRNVPWQEAAPVLVMVSSGEEESDSSETEREDDEGIVFIARATDEVLQGKATQGSLDVCPSPCIIPPSPTLAEKELPWKGDQADLAVYVSSETTKIVPVDMQKAWNQSISSLESIASPPGIETGAQHRRFAHPMLEKQPQSASQATPEQVSRFQFPSHVSKSSRSKSDSSPEGAEQQELQPLMGTEEQGRGLPPAEHRRLAFSRASHI; encoded by the exons ATGCATCCCCCGGACAGCGGCCCCTCGGcctcccccggccccgccgccgtcCCTCCGGCGGGAGCCGAGCTGCTGCGGTGGCAGTGGCAGGAGGTGCAGGTGCCGTGCCTGGTGGCCGCCTGGATCCTGGTGGCCAGCTTGGCCAAGATCG tGTTCCACCTGTCCAGAAAGGTGACGTCCGTCGTGCCGGAGAGCTGCCTCCTcatcctgctggggctgggcctGGGCGGCATCGTGTTGGCCGTGGCCAAGAAACCCAAGTACCAGCTGGAGCCCAACatgttcttcctcttcctcctgcccccCATCGTCCTGGACTCAGGCTACTTCATGCCCAGCCGCTTGTTCTTTGACAACATTGGTGCCATCCTCACCTACGCGGTTGTGGGCACACTCTGGAACTCCTTCACCACCGGCACTGCGCTCTGGGGCCTGCACCAGGCCGGGCTGatgg ATCCGGGCGTGGAAGCCGGGCTGATGGATTTCCTGCTCTTCGGAAGCCTCATCTCAGCTGTGGACCCTGTGGCAGTGTTGGCCGTTTTTGAAGAGGTCCATGTAAACGAGACCCTCTTCATCATTGTGTTTGGCGAGTCCCTCCTGAATGATGCTGTCACTGTG GTGCTGTACAAGGTCTTCAACTCTTTTGTGGAGCTGGGCCCAGCACACATCCATGCCACGGACTACATGAAGGGGGTAG cctccttctTCCTGGTGAGTCTGGGGggcacagctgtggggctgctcttcGCCTTCCTTCTGGCCCTCATCACGCGGTTCACCAAGCGCGTGCGCATCATCGAGCCGCTCTTCGTCTTCCTCCTGGCCTATGTTGCCTACCTGGCTGCTGAGATGGTCTCGCTCTCCGCCATCCTGGC AGTCACCTTCTGCGGGATCTGCTGCAAGAAGTATGTGGAAGCCAACATCTCCCAGAAATCCCGCACCACGGTCAAGTACACCATGAAGACGCTGGCCAGCAGCTCAGAGACCATCATCTTCATGTTTCTGGGCATGTCAGCTGTGGACACTTCCAAGTGGACATGGGACACCGcgctggtgctgggcaccctgaTCTTCATCCTGCTCTTCAGAGCTGTGG GTGTTGTCCTCCAGACCTATGTCCTCAATCGCTTCCGCCTCATCCCTCTGGACAGGATTGACCAGGTGGTCATGTCGTACGGTGGCCTCCGCGGAGCCGTCGCTTTTGCCCTGGTCATCCTGCTGGATGAGGCGAAGGTGAAAGCCAAGGACTACTTTGTGGCAACGACTATTGTGGTGGTGTTCTTCACTGTCATCGTGCAG ggcctcaccatcAAACCACTGGTGACGTGGCTGAAGGTGAAGCGCAGCGACCACCACAAGCCCACGCTGAATGAGGAGCTACACGAGCAC GCCTTTGACCACATCCTGGCAGCAGTGGAGGACATCGTGGGACACCACGGCTACCACTACTGGCGGGACAA gtgggagcagTTTGACAAAAAGTACCTGAGCCAGCTCCTGATGAGGAAATCTGCCTACAAGATACGGGACGAGATCTGGGATGTCTACTACAAGCTGAACATCCGTGACGCCATCAGCTTTGTGGATCAG GGTGGCCACGTGCTGTCAGCTGCCAAGCTGGCACTGCCCTCCATGCCCAGCCGCACGTCCATGTCAGAGTCGTCAGTCACAAACCTGCT GAGGGAGAGCGGGAGCGGCGCGTGCCTGGACCTGCAGGTGATTGACACAGTGCGGAGCCGGCGGGACAAGGAGGACGCGGCCATGCACCACGTGCTGCGCGGGAGCCTCTACAAGCCCCGGCGGCGG TACAAGGCCAGCTACAGCCGTCACTTCATCTCTCCAGATAAACAAGAGCGCCAAGATAAAGAAATCTTCCGGCAGAACATGAAGAGACGCCTGGAGACCTTCAAGTCCACCAAGCACAATGTCTGCTCCTCCAAGAGCAAAGCCAGGCTGAAGGAAAAGGGCAGGAAGAAG AAGAACATCTCTCTGCCGAGCGATGCACCCAATGGGAGGACGCACAGAAACGTCCCCTGGCAGGAGGCGG ctcccGTGCTGGTGATGGTCAGCTCTGGCGAGGAGGAGAGTGATAGCTCGGAGACGGAGAGAGAGGATGATGAAGGGATCGTGTTCATCGCTCGTGCCACCGATGAGGTCCTGCAGGGAAAGGCAACCCAGG GCAGCCTAGATGTGTGCCCCAGCCCCTGCATCATCCCGCCATCACCCACCTTGGCAGAGAAGGAGCTGCCATGGAAAGGAGACCAGGCTGACCTGGCTGTTTACGTCTCCTCGGAGACCACCAAAATCGTGCCGGTGGATATGCAGAAAGCATGGAACCAAAGCATCTCCTCCCTGGAGAGCATTGCCTCGCCGCCAGGCATCGAGACgggagcacagcacaggaggTTCGCCCACCCCATGCTGGAGAAGCAGCCGCAGTCGGCGAGCCAGGCGACGCCGGAGCAGGTCTCACGTTTCCAGTTCCCCAGCCACGTGTCCAAGAGCAGCAGGTCGAAGAGTGACAGCAGCCCCgagggtgcagagcagcaggagctgcagcccctgaTGGGGAcggaggagcagggcagggggctgccCCCCGCCGAGCACCGGCGGCTCGCATTCAGCAGAGCCAGCCACATCTGA